One region of Brachybacterium saurashtrense genomic DNA includes:
- a CDS encoding DEAD/DEAH box helicase, with translation MTTPDFARLGVPSALTGALAPMGITEPTPIQAATLPDSLSGRDVLGRGRTGSGKTYAFLLPLVARLLEQPRKRVSRRPRSLVLAPTRELASQIAESLAPLESAAGLRSTVVFGGVGQNPQVNALARGVDVLIACPGRLLDLMGQGHADLGAVEITVIDEADHMADMGFLPMVRRILEATPRKGQRMLFSATLDSGVNKLVKEFLHDPVTHSADPATSPVGTMEHHVLEVDKETRFDVLRDLAAAPGRTIMFTRTKYGAKNLARKLSARGVDAVDLHGNLSQNARTRNLEAFGAGTATTMVCTDIAARGIHVDEVALVVHADPPVEHKAYLHRSGRTARAGESGTVITVQTPDQKRDVQDLMRKAGITPTYHPQVLATSPVLTSLAPGERVETHEPRQPEAPLDEARLNGERRGGRGGGRGGQGGRGQGGRGQGGQGGRGQGGGQGGARGSQGGGRGQADGHSGQEGRGQGGRGQGRGRGGQGGRGGQGGQGGRSAQGGRGGQGSGGGRRQGRSAPTTYSTSSEGAGTGNSVGGGLAAFSSGRRR, from the coding sequence GTGACCACCCCCGACTTCGCGCGCCTCGGCGTGCCGTCCGCCCTCACCGGCGCCCTCGCGCCGATGGGCATCACCGAGCCCACCCCGATCCAGGCCGCCACGCTCCCGGACTCCCTCTCCGGCCGTGATGTGCTGGGCCGGGGCCGCACCGGCTCGGGCAAGACCTACGCCTTCCTGCTCCCGCTGGTGGCGCGCCTGCTCGAGCAGCCGCGCAAGCGCGTGTCCCGTCGGCCGCGCTCCCTGGTGCTCGCCCCCACCCGCGAGCTGGCCTCGCAGATCGCCGAGTCGCTGGCGCCGCTCGAGTCCGCCGCCGGCCTGCGCAGCACCGTCGTGTTCGGCGGCGTGGGCCAGAACCCGCAGGTGAACGCTCTCGCACGCGGCGTCGACGTGCTCATCGCCTGCCCGGGCCGCCTGCTGGACCTGATGGGCCAGGGGCACGCCGACCTCGGCGCCGTGGAGATCACCGTGATCGACGAGGCCGACCACATGGCCGACATGGGCTTCCTGCCCATGGTGCGCCGCATCCTCGAGGCGACCCCGCGCAAGGGCCAGCGGATGCTGTTCTCCGCGACCCTCGACTCGGGCGTGAACAAGCTGGTCAAGGAGTTCCTCCACGACCCGGTCACGCACTCGGCGGATCCGGCCACCAGCCCCGTGGGCACCATGGAGCACCACGTGCTCGAGGTCGACAAGGAGACGCGCTTCGACGTGCTGCGCGACCTCGCCGCCGCGCCGGGCCGCACCATCATGTTCACCCGCACCAAGTACGGCGCGAAGAACCTCGCCCGCAAGCTCTCCGCCCGCGGCGTGGACGCGGTGGATCTGCACGGCAACCTCTCCCAGAACGCCCGCACGCGGAACCTCGAAGCCTTCGGCGCCGGCACCGCCACGACGATGGTGTGCACGGACATCGCCGCGCGCGGCATCCACGTGGACGAGGTCGCCCTGGTGGTGCACGCCGATCCGCCCGTGGAGCACAAGGCCTACCTGCACCGCTCGGGCCGCACCGCCCGCGCGGGCGAGTCCGGCACCGTGATCACGGTGCAGACCCCGGACCAGAAGCGGGACGTGCAGGACCTGATGCGCAAGGCGGGGATCACGCCCACCTATCACCCGCAGGTGCTCGCCACCAGCCCGGTGCTCACCTCGCTCGCCCCCGGCGAGCGGGTGGAGACCCACGAGCCGCGCCAGCCGGAGGCACCGCTGGACGAGGCGCGCCTGAACGGCGAGCGCCGTGGCGGACGCGGCGGCGGCCGCGGGGGCCAGGGCGGTCGCGGCCAGGGTGGCCGCGGGCAGGGCGGCCAGGGCGGTCGCGGCCAGGGCGGCGGCCAGGGCGGCGCGCGCGGCAGCCAGGGCGGCGGTCGCGGACAGGCCGACGGCCACAGCGGCCAGGAGGGCCGGGGCCAGGGCGGTCGCGGTCAGGGCCGCGGTCGCGGCGGCCAGGGTGGTCGCGGAGGCCAGGGCGGCCAGGGCGGTCGCAGCGCTCAGGGCGGTCGCGGCGGGCAGGGCTCGGGCGGCGGTCGCCGCCAGGGCCGCTCCGCCCCGACGACCTACTCGACCAGCTCCGAGGGCGCAGGCACCGGCAACAGCGTGGGCGGCGGCCTCGCGGCCTTCTCCTCCGGGCGTCGCCGATGA
- a CDS encoding ArsR/SmtB family transcription factor, with product MNTAPGDPFPTEPQLAAAADTFSMLASPARLHLVQLMSTGRYDVGELARRVGLSLPTTSQHLRKLRLTGIVSATREGRHSYYTVEDPHVVQLVEQIFEHIAPDGSLAPDPPRKDLP from the coding sequence ATGAATACCGCCCCCGGGGACCCCTTCCCCACCGAGCCGCAGCTCGCCGCCGCGGCCGACACCTTCTCGATGCTCGCCAGCCCCGCGCGCCTGCACCTGGTCCAGCTGATGAGCACCGGCCGCTACGACGTGGGCGAGCTCGCGCGGCGGGTGGGCCTGAGCCTGCCCACCACCAGCCAGCACCTGCGCAAGCTGCGCCTCACCGGCATCGTCTCGGCGACCCGCGAGGGCCGCCACAGCTACTACACCGTCGAGGACCCGCACGTGGTCCAGCTCGTGGAGCAGATCTTCGAGCACATCGCCCCCGACGGCTCCCTCGCCCCCGACCCGCCCCGCAAGGACCTCCCGTGA
- a CDS encoding zinc-dependent alcohol dehydrogenase family protein has product MRAVRFESFRTPPALVEVPDPACPPRGAVITVQATGVCRSDWHAWQGHDDSVRLPHVPGHEFAGVVREVGEEVSRVAVGDRVTAPFILSCGRCPQCLAGAPQVCPAQQQPGFDLQGSWAEQVVVLEADHNLVALPDGIDMTLAAGLGCRVGTAWHAVRAQAAVRPGETVAVFGCGGLGLACVMIALAAGAEVIAVDVSPAALAAAESLGATALAAGPDVVDHVRERTGGGAHVTLDALGAAATAHSALEVLRPRGRHVQVGLLLGDDADPALPMGRVISQELQILGSHGLAVAEYSELLADVAAGRLDLAGTVGRVLEATELPAAMLAMDRPPTSAGMTVARWL; this is encoded by the coding sequence GTGAGAGCCGTCCGCTTCGAGAGCTTCCGCACCCCGCCCGCCCTGGTCGAGGTGCCGGACCCCGCCTGCCCGCCCCGCGGCGCCGTGATCACGGTGCAAGCCACCGGGGTGTGCCGCAGCGACTGGCATGCGTGGCAGGGGCACGACGACTCCGTGCGCCTGCCGCACGTGCCCGGCCACGAGTTCGCGGGCGTGGTGCGGGAGGTCGGCGAGGAGGTCTCGCGCGTCGCCGTGGGCGACCGGGTCACCGCCCCGTTCATCCTCTCCTGCGGGCGCTGCCCGCAGTGCCTGGCCGGTGCGCCCCAGGTGTGCCCCGCGCAGCAGCAGCCCGGTTTCGACCTGCAGGGCTCCTGGGCCGAGCAGGTCGTGGTCCTCGAGGCGGACCACAACCTCGTCGCCCTGCCCGACGGGATCGACATGACCCTCGCCGCCGGGCTCGGCTGCCGGGTGGGCACGGCGTGGCACGCGGTGCGGGCCCAGGCCGCGGTCCGGCCGGGGGAGACGGTGGCGGTGTTCGGCTGCGGCGGGCTCGGGCTCGCCTGCGTGATGATCGCCCTCGCCGCGGGGGCCGAGGTGATCGCGGTCGACGTCTCCCCGGCCGCCCTCGCCGCCGCCGAGTCGCTGGGGGCGACCGCCCTCGCCGCGGGGCCCGACGTCGTCGACCACGTGCGGGAGCGGACCGGCGGCGGTGCCCACGTGACCCTCGACGCCCTCGGCGCGGCCGCCACGGCGCACTCCGCGCTCGAGGTGCTGCGCCCCCGTGGCCGGCACGTGCAGGTGGGGCTGCTGCTCGGGGACGACGCCGACCCGGCCCTGCCGATGGGACGCGTGATCTCCCAGGAGCTGCAGATCCTCGGCAGCCACGGCCTGGCGGTCGCGGAGTACTCGGAGCTCCTCGCCGATGTCGCGGCCGGTCGGCTGGACCTGGCGGGCACCGTCGGCCGCGTGCTCGAGGCGACCGAGCTGCCCGCCGCGATGCTCGCGATGGACCGTCCGCCCACCAGCGCCGGGATGACGGTGGCGCGCTGGCTCTGA
- a CDS encoding GNAT family N-acetyltransferase, producing the protein MTTTDATTTRTPLTLEDVPALTALLNRIDRAEELDDPAEELSIREWLTMPGLDLARDSLAVRRGGELIGAAIVDVHTSVDRDGRVRCQLMGGVDPAHRRQGLGTELLAWSEERAAALAAQRHPQCGEAVFRTSGGRDPRPGTPAGARVTGGAGVRPLLDRRGYRRARSWLVMVRELPGAAVDLPVPDGARILAPSDAQRDPTREAHLAAFADHWGSAPISQERWSTLWSSHTARRELSTVALDADGTVLAYAVTSEDRPGVLHIALVGTRPDARGRGLARAVLARTLAAGAEAGYGRAELEVDAESLTGATRLYDALGFVTEHVDATYEKPVAPVEPAR; encoded by the coding sequence GTGACCACCACCGATGCCACGACCACCCGCACCCCGCTCACCCTCGAGGACGTCCCGGCGCTGACCGCGCTGCTGAACCGCATCGACCGCGCCGAGGAGCTCGACGATCCGGCGGAGGAGCTGAGCATCCGCGAGTGGCTCACCATGCCCGGGCTGGATCTGGCGCGCGACTCGCTCGCGGTGCGGCGCGGCGGGGAGCTGATCGGCGCGGCGATCGTGGACGTGCACACCAGTGTCGACCGCGACGGTCGGGTGCGCTGCCAGCTGATGGGCGGCGTCGATCCCGCGCATCGGCGACAGGGCCTGGGCACCGAGCTGCTCGCCTGGTCCGAGGAGCGGGCCGCGGCGCTCGCCGCACAGCGGCACCCGCAGTGCGGCGAGGCCGTGTTCCGCACCTCCGGCGGGCGCGATCCGCGGCCCGGCACGCCGGCGGGAGCGCGGGTCACCGGCGGCGCCGGCGTGCGGCCGCTGCTGGACCGACGCGGCTACCGCCGGGCGCGCAGCTGGCTGGTGATGGTGCGCGAGCTGCCGGGTGCCGCGGTGGACCTCCCCGTCCCCGACGGCGCCCGGATCCTCGCTCCGTCGGACGCCCAGCGCGACCCCACCCGCGAGGCGCACCTGGCCGCCTTCGCCGACCACTGGGGCTCCGCCCCGATCTCGCAGGAGCGCTGGAGCACCCTCTGGTCCTCCCACACGGCCCGCCGTGAGCTCTCCACCGTCGCGCTCGACGCGGACGGCACGGTGCTGGCCTACGCCGTCACCTCCGAGGACCGCCCCGGAGTGCTCCACATCGCGCTGGTGGGGACCCGGCCCGACGCCCGCGGCCGCGGCCTGGCCCGCGCCGTCCTCGCCCGAACCCTCGCCGCCGGGGCGGAGGCCGGGTACGGGCGCGCCGAGCTCGAGGTCGACGCCGAGTCCCTCACCGGCGCCACCCGCCTCTACGACGCCCTCGGGTTCGTCACGGAGCACGTGGACGCGACCTACGAGAAGCCGGTGGCGCCGGTGGAGCCGGCGCGGTGA
- a CDS encoding long-chain-fatty-acid--CoA ligase → MYNLSVVLEDSARQAPETAALVLGETTLTYAQVDAAANRVAQLLVSLGVEPGDRVALSCPNLPQFPIAYYGILKAGAVVVPLNVLNKPREVTYFLDDTDARVALCFEGSEELPIGRFVVEGAREAAHPPQVVLMTADPSAESPYDGVPTLAGATAELPAAFETVQRRETDTAVVLYTSGTTGRPKGAELSHSNQLMNALTCHRLFGARPGEDVHLVALPLFHTFGATVNMNAGFAMQSTLVLLPRFEPQQALDLLLRHRVTLFAGVPTMWWALLRLLTGGAAADGLADHLRLGVSGGSALPVEILRGVKEHLGISIMEGYGLSETSPVASFSLADRPRPGSIGLPVWGVEMDLIDPADPDWGRVREPDGVGEIVVRGHNIMTGYLGRPEDTAAVLRDGWFRTGDLGRRDEEGFYYVVDRAKDMILRGGYNVYPREVEEVLMTHEQVSLAAVVGVAQEGLGEEVVAHVILAEGATLTAEQLRDWAKEQMADYKYPREIHLAEQLPMTSTGKILKRELR, encoded by the coding sequence ATGTACAACCTCTCCGTGGTGCTCGAGGACAGCGCCCGCCAGGCCCCCGAGACCGCCGCCCTGGTGCTCGGCGAGACCACCCTCACCTACGCGCAGGTCGACGCCGCCGCGAACCGGGTCGCGCAACTGCTGGTCTCCCTCGGCGTGGAGCCCGGGGACAGGGTGGCGCTGAGCTGCCCGAACCTGCCGCAGTTCCCGATCGCCTACTACGGGATCCTCAAGGCGGGTGCCGTGGTGGTGCCGCTGAACGTGCTGAACAAGCCGCGCGAGGTCACCTACTTCCTCGACGACACCGACGCCCGCGTGGCGCTGTGCTTCGAGGGCAGCGAGGAGCTGCCCATCGGTCGCTTCGTGGTCGAGGGCGCGCGCGAGGCCGCGCACCCGCCGCAGGTCGTGCTCATGACCGCGGACCCGTCGGCCGAGAGCCCCTACGACGGCGTGCCCACCCTCGCCGGCGCCACCGCCGAGCTGCCGGCCGCCTTCGAGACCGTGCAGCGGCGCGAGACCGACACCGCCGTGGTGCTGTACACCTCCGGCACCACGGGCCGGCCCAAGGGCGCCGAGCTCAGTCACTCCAACCAGCTGATGAACGCCCTGACCTGCCACCGGCTGTTCGGGGCGCGGCCGGGGGAGGACGTGCACCTGGTGGCCCTGCCGCTGTTCCACACCTTCGGCGCCACCGTGAACATGAACGCCGGATTCGCGATGCAGTCCACGCTGGTGCTGCTGCCCCGCTTCGAGCCGCAGCAGGCGCTGGACCTGCTGCTGCGCCACCGGGTGACCCTCTTCGCCGGGGTGCCCACCATGTGGTGGGCGCTGCTGCGCCTGCTCACCGGCGGGGCCGCGGCCGACGGGCTCGCCGACCACCTGCGCCTGGGCGTCTCCGGCGGCTCCGCCCTGCCGGTGGAGATCCTGCGCGGGGTGAAGGAGCATCTGGGGATCTCCATCATGGAGGGCTACGGGCTCTCGGAGACCTCGCCGGTGGCGTCCTTCTCGCTCGCCGACCGGCCCCGGCCGGGCTCCATCGGACTGCCCGTGTGGGGCGTGGAGATGGACCTCATCGACCCCGCCGACCCGGACTGGGGCCGGGTGCGCGAGCCCGACGGGGTCGGCGAGATCGTGGTGCGCGGGCACAACATCATGACCGGCTACCTGGGGCGGCCCGAGGACACCGCCGCGGTGCTGCGAGACGGCTGGTTCCGCACCGGCGACCTGGGCCGGCGTGACGAGGAGGGCTTCTACTACGTGGTGGACCGCGCGAAGGACATGATCCTGCGCGGCGGCTACAACGTATACCCGCGCGAGGTGGAGGAGGTGCTGATGACCCACGAGCAGGTCTCCCTCGCCGCCGTGGTGGGCGTGGCCCAGGAGGGCCTGGGGGAGGAGGTCGTGGCGCACGTGATCCTCGCCGAGGGCGCGACCCTCACCGCCGAGCAGCTGCGGGACTGGGCCAAGGAGCAGATGGCGGACTACAAGTACCCGCGCGAGATCCACCTCGCCGAGCAGCTTCCCATGACCTCCACCGGCAAGATCCTCAAGCGCGAGCTGCGCTGA
- a CDS encoding glycoside hydrolase family 2 protein, with protein MTAPSARPASLPTPLEALIARADELAALLDAPLSSAGDVPRPEHPRPQLQRPTWLSLNGTWQFEIDQGDSGRERGLLERELTGSITVPFAPETEASGVGDRDFLEAVWYRRTITVPGDWDGLRPILRFEAVDHDATVWANGVEVARHRGGFTPFAADLSAVPGVGAGAEVEIVVRARDPHDVPQARGKQSSWFRPTHANYHRTTGIWQSVWLEGVPSDAIRELRIVPSLAGGSFAVTAPLARSTRGTRLEVIASVPGGEEVARAEVPADLDLAPALQLVIPEDAVRIWGPGAPELYALTARLRGEDGAVLDEVRSYAGLRGATLRDHEFRLNGQKVFQRLVLDQGYWEESFMTSPSDAAMTTDIRLALEAGFNGARLHQKVFEQRMLFWADLHGYLVWGEFGDWGVSGFGPMGDNQQPPASFVGEWIEAVQRDLSHPSIIGWCPLNETHQVLHDRRTQLDDITQAMYDATKLADPSRPVLDASGYSHRVRGADVYDSHSYEQDPERFRAEQSGLADGTPFANGRDLAPDEMPFADGAFSLPFAGQPYFVSEYGGIWWNEEEARRAAEAERAGNNAAESWGYGQRITSEEELYTRFEGLTRVLLEDPLMFGYCYTQMTDVFQEKNGIVDFQRGRKLDLARLREVQQRPAAYEQEG; from the coding sequence GTGACCGCACCTTCCGCTCGCCCCGCATCGCTGCCCACCCCGCTCGAGGCGCTCATCGCCCGGGCGGACGAGCTCGCCGCGCTGCTGGACGCCCCGCTCTCGTCGGCCGGGGACGTGCCGCGCCCCGAGCACCCGCGCCCGCAGCTGCAGCGCCCCACCTGGCTCTCGCTGAACGGCACCTGGCAGTTCGAGATCGACCAGGGCGACTCCGGCCGGGAGCGCGGCCTGCTCGAGCGCGAGCTGACGGGCAGCATCACCGTGCCCTTCGCGCCGGAGACCGAGGCCTCCGGGGTGGGCGACCGCGACTTCCTCGAGGCCGTCTGGTACCGCCGCACCATCACGGTCCCCGGCGACTGGGACGGGCTGCGGCCGATCCTCCGCTTCGAGGCGGTCGATCACGACGCGACCGTGTGGGCGAACGGGGTGGAGGTGGCCCGGCACCGCGGCGGCTTCACCCCCTTCGCCGCGGATCTCTCCGCCGTCCCGGGCGTGGGCGCCGGCGCCGAGGTGGAGATCGTGGTGCGCGCCCGGGACCCGCACGACGTCCCCCAGGCCCGCGGCAAGCAGTCCAGCTGGTTCCGCCCCACCCACGCGAACTACCACCGCACCACCGGCATCTGGCAGAGCGTCTGGCTGGAGGGCGTGCCGTCGGACGCGATCCGCGAGCTGCGCATCGTGCCGTCCCTGGCCGGCGGCTCCTTCGCCGTCACGGCGCCGCTGGCGCGCAGCACCCGCGGCACCCGCCTGGAGGTGATCGCCTCCGTGCCGGGCGGCGAGGAGGTGGCCCGCGCCGAGGTGCCCGCCGATCTCGACCTCGCCCCCGCGCTGCAGCTGGTGATCCCCGAGGACGCGGTGCGGATCTGGGGGCCGGGCGCCCCCGAGCTGTACGCGCTCACCGCCCGCCTGCGTGGCGAGGACGGGGCGGTGCTCGACGAGGTCCGCTCCTACGCGGGGCTGCGCGGCGCGACCCTGCGCGATCACGAGTTCCGGCTCAACGGCCAGAAGGTGTTCCAGCGCCTGGTGCTCGACCAGGGCTACTGGGAGGAGTCCTTCATGACCTCCCCGAGCGATGCGGCGATGACCACGGACATCCGCCTCGCCCTGGAGGCCGGGTTCAACGGGGCGCGACTGCACCAGAAGGTGTTCGAGCAGCGGATGCTGTTCTGGGCGGACCTGCACGGCTACCTGGTGTGGGGCGAGTTCGGGGACTGGGGTGTCTCCGGCTTCGGTCCGATGGGGGACAACCAGCAGCCGCCCGCCTCCTTCGTGGGCGAGTGGATCGAGGCGGTGCAGCGGGACCTCAGCCACCCCAGCATCATCGGCTGGTGCCCGCTGAACGAGACCCACCAGGTGCTCCACGACCGCCGCACCCAGCTGGACGACATCACCCAGGCGATGTACGACGCGACCAAGCTCGCCGACCCCTCCCGCCCGGTGCTCGACGCCTCCGGCTACTCCCACCGGGTGCGGGGCGCGGATGTCTACGACTCCCACTCCTACGAGCAGGATCCGGAGCGGTTCCGGGCCGAGCAGTCCGGTCTCGCCGACGGCACCCCCTTCGCCAACGGCCGCGACCTCGCGCCCGATGAGATGCCGTTCGCCGACGGGGCGTTCTCCCTGCCCTTCGCCGGCCAGCCCTACTTCGTCTCCGAGTACGGCGGTATCTGGTGGAACGAGGAGGAGGCGCGCCGCGCCGCCGAGGCCGAGCGGGCCGGCAACAACGCCGCCGAGTCGTGGGGCTACGGGCAGCGCATCACCTCCGAGGAGGAGCTGTACACCCGCTTCGAGGGCCTCACCCGGGTGCTGCTGGAGGATCCGCTGATGTTCGGGTACTGCTACACGCAGATGACCGACGTGTTCCAGGAGAAGAACGGCATCGTCGACTTCCAGCGCGGCCGCAAGCTGGACCTCGCCCGACTGCGGGAGGTGCAGCAGCGGCCCGCCGCCTACGAGCAGGAGGGCTGA
- a CDS encoding FAD-binding oxidoreductase: protein MSTTAPPHPVPSLADLAARLREEIGEEAVSETPAPQYAGDRAVRAAEGTGFVLALPRDTAGVQTTLRLAHETGTPVVPRGAGSGLSGGAVPTDGALVLGLERLTAIREIDVLDEVAVVEAGVVTADLSTALAPLGFFYAPDPASARLSTIGGNIATNAGGLHCAKYGVTRESVLALEAVLADGTLLTTGHRSLKGVTGLDLTQLLIGSEGTLAVITAATVRIRPLPVARRTVVARFDSAGSAAAGVNAISRSPVRPAATELLDGATLADIEAHTGSALADGDSALLLIELDGYGIEEQSADLVAVLTAAGAEMRLVPDEAEAEHLWELRRSGRGSGAGGHRLGEDIAVPKSRLAEIFTALSEIGDRHGVATSAVAHAGDGNLHPSLALPSAEGEAPGPLPPAILAAADELVRTALDLGGTVSGEHGIGTAKREWLDLELSPTSRGLQQRLKAAFDPHQLLNPGKAL, encoded by the coding sequence GTGAGCACGACCGCCCCGCCCCACCCTGTCCCCTCCCTGGCCGACCTCGCCGCCCGCCTGCGCGAGGAGATCGGCGAGGAGGCCGTGTCCGAGACGCCGGCCCCGCAGTACGCGGGGGACCGGGCCGTCCGCGCCGCGGAGGGCACCGGCTTCGTCCTCGCCCTCCCCCGCGACACCGCGGGGGTGCAGACGACGCTGCGCCTGGCCCACGAGACCGGGACCCCCGTGGTGCCCCGCGGCGCCGGCTCCGGCCTCTCCGGCGGCGCGGTCCCCACCGACGGCGCACTCGTGCTGGGGCTGGAGCGGCTCACCGCGATCCGCGAGATCGACGTGCTCGACGAGGTCGCCGTGGTCGAGGCCGGGGTGGTCACCGCGGATCTCTCGACGGCGCTCGCCCCGCTCGGCTTCTTCTACGCCCCGGACCCCGCGAGCGCGCGGCTGTCCACGATCGGCGGGAACATCGCGACCAATGCGGGCGGGCTGCACTGCGCGAAGTACGGCGTGACGCGCGAATCCGTGCTCGCCCTGGAGGCGGTGCTGGCCGACGGCACGCTGCTCACCACCGGCCACCGCTCCCTCAAGGGCGTCACCGGTCTCGACCTCACCCAGCTGCTGATCGGCTCCGAGGGCACCCTCGCCGTGATCACCGCGGCGACGGTGCGGATCCGGCCCCTGCCCGTGGCCCGGCGCACGGTCGTGGCCCGCTTCGACTCCGCCGGCTCCGCGGCCGCGGGCGTCAATGCGATCTCGCGCAGCCCCGTCCGCCCCGCGGCGACGGAGCTGCTGGACGGCGCGACTCTCGCCGACATCGAGGCGCACACCGGCTCGGCCCTGGCCGACGGCGACAGCGCGCTGCTGCTCATCGAGCTGGACGGCTACGGCATCGAGGAGCAGAGCGCCGATCTCGTCGCCGTGCTCACCGCCGCGGGCGCCGAGATGCGCCTGGTGCCCGACGAGGCGGAGGCCGAGCACCTCTGGGAGCTGCGCCGCTCGGGGCGCGGCTCCGGGGCGGGCGGCCACCGCCTGGGCGAGGACATCGCCGTGCCGAAGTCCCGCCTGGCGGAGATCTTCACCGCGCTGTCCGAGATCGGGGACCGGCACGGGGTGGCGACCTCCGCCGTGGCCCACGCCGGGGACGGGAACCTCCACCCCTCCCTCGCCCTGCCCTCCGCGGAGGGCGAGGCCCCCGGCCCGCTGCCGCCGGCGATCCTGGCGGCGGCCGACGAGCTGGTCCGCACCGCGCTCGACCTCGGCGGCACCGTCAGCGGCGAGCACGGCATCGGCACCGCGAAGCGCGAGTGGCTCGACCTCGAGCTCTCCCCCACCTCCCGCGGCCTCCAACAGCGGCTCAAGGCCGCCTTCGACCCCCACCAGCTCCTCAACCCCGGGAAGGCCCTGTGA
- a CDS encoding cation diffusion facilitator family transporter yields MTAHDSPAPARRTRDKVDLTKFAWLSIVAAILTITLKAGAWVMTGSVGLLSDAAESVVNLVAAVVALIALRVAIRPATDRFLYGRAKAEYFSAAVEGVMIFVAAAVILVTAVERFLNPRELENVGWGLGISVIASLVNGGVALVLLRAGKQHNSITLRADGKHLMTDVVTSAGVLVGVALVVLTGWERLDPLVAFAVGINIIITGIGLITESVSGLLDKALPDEEHEVITEILRRRTDDTVTFHGLQTREAGQEKHMNVHVLVPDEWTVKRGHDYIEHLEQELMEALPGLIVLTHLEPISDPASYEDIPEAHVPIHGEDETALRPPRH; encoded by the coding sequence GTGACCGCGCACGACTCCCCCGCCCCCGCCCGTCGCACGCGCGACAAGGTGGACCTCACGAAGTTCGCCTGGCTCTCGATCGTCGCCGCGATCCTCACCATCACCCTCAAGGCCGGTGCCTGGGTGATGACCGGCTCGGTGGGCCTGCTCTCCGACGCCGCCGAATCGGTGGTCAACCTGGTCGCCGCGGTCGTCGCGCTGATCGCGCTGCGCGTCGCGATCCGCCCGGCCACCGACCGCTTCCTCTACGGCCGGGCGAAGGCGGAGTACTTCTCCGCGGCCGTGGAGGGCGTGATGATCTTCGTGGCCGCCGCGGTCATCCTGGTCACCGCCGTGGAGCGCTTCCTGAACCCGCGGGAGCTGGAGAACGTGGGCTGGGGCCTCGGGATCAGCGTCATCGCCTCGCTGGTCAACGGCGGCGTGGCCCTGGTGCTGCTGCGCGCCGGGAAGCAGCACAACTCCATCACCCTGCGCGCGGACGGCAAGCACCTGATGACCGACGTGGTCACCAGCGCCGGCGTGCTGGTGGGCGTGGCGCTGGTGGTCCTCACCGGCTGGGAGCGCCTCGATCCGCTCGTCGCCTTCGCGGTGGGCATCAACATCATCATCACCGGCATCGGCCTGATCACCGAGTCCGTCTCCGGCCTGCTGGACAAGGCGCTGCCGGACGAGGAGCACGAGGTCATCACCGAGATCCTGCGCCGCCGCACCGACGACACCGTCACCTTCCACGGCCTGCAGACCCGCGAGGCCGGGCAGGAGAAGCACATGAACGTGCACGTGCTGGTGCCCGACGAGTGGACCGTCAAGCGCGGCCACGACTACATCGAGCACCTGGAGCAGGAGCTCATGGAGGCGCTGCCCGGCCTGATCGTGCTCACACACCTCGAGCCGATCTCCGATCCGGCCAGCTACGAGGACATCCCCGAGGCGCACGTGCCGATCCACGGGGAGGACGAGACGGCGCTGCGCCCGCCGCGGCACTGA
- a CDS encoding rhodanese-like domain-containing protein, protein MTDAPGEQGPAAAHGRRRAETPAGRGVEELLAAARRGVDRLEPAELAAAQEAGAHVIDIRSAVTREPEGHIPGATVVERLVLEWRMDPGSAHRMEGGPGHDDLVVLVCNEGYSSSLAARDLRDLGFHRATDLVGGFRAYRAAGLPVATEPSRHVD, encoded by the coding sequence ATGACGGACGCGCCGGGCGAGCAGGGACCCGCGGCGGCCCACGGCCGGCGTCGCGCCGAGACGCCCGCCGGCCGCGGGGTCGAGGAGCTCCTCGCCGCCGCACGCCGGGGCGTGGACCGCCTCGAGCCCGCCGAGCTCGCCGCCGCACAGGAGGCGGGTGCGCACGTGATCGACATCCGCTCGGCCGTCACGCGCGAGCCCGAGGGGCACATCCCCGGCGCGACCGTGGTGGAGCGCCTCGTGCTCGAGTGGAGGATGGACCCGGGCAGCGCGCACCGCATGGAGGGCGGGCCCGGTCACGACGACCTCGTGGTCCTCGTGTGCAACGAGGGCTACTCCTCCTCCCTGGCCGCCCGCGACCTGCGCGACCTCGGATTCCACCGCGCCACCGACCTGGTGGGCGGCTTCCGCGCCTACCGCGCGGCGGGCCTCCCGGTCGCGACGGAGCCCTCCCGCCACGTGGACTGA